A genomic window from Cinclus cinclus chromosome 5, bCinCin1.1, whole genome shotgun sequence includes:
- the RNF4 gene encoding E3 ubiquitin-protein ligase RNF4, translating to MSTTQRKRRGGTVSSRQTQKRNRLMTSTAEMASEAEPIELEESAGEEVVDLTCESSDPVVVDLTHNDSVVIVEENQRQRRNLRLRGQRQSDSCVLSSDDDDETRDNDVYVADKASRELGPLEEETASSKPSGTVSCPICMDVYSEIVQSGRLIVSTKCGHVFCSQCLRDSLRNANSCPTCRKKLTHRQYHPIYI from the exons ATGAGCACA ACCCAACGGAAGCGCCGTGGAGGAACAGTTAGTTCTAGGCAAACtcaaaaaagaaacaggctCATGACTTCTACTGCTGAAATGGCTTCAGAAGCGGAGCCAATAGAACTTGAAGAAAGTG ctggTGAAGAAGTAGTAGATCTCACATGTGAATCTTCTGATCCTGTAGTTGTTGATCTAACTCACAATGATTCTGTTGTG ATTGTTGAAG AGAACCAACGACAAAGGAGAAATCTGAGACTAAGAGGCCAGCGACAGTCAGACAGCTGTGTACTGAgcagtgatgatgatgatgaaacAAGAGATAACGACGTGTATGTGGCTGATAAAGCATCTCGAGAACTGGGACCGCTGGAAGAGGAAACTGCAAGTTCAAA GCCGTCTGGTACTGTTAGCTGTCCAATTTGCATGGATGTCTACTCAGAG attgTACAAAGTGGACGACTGATTGTGTCAACAAAATGTGGCCATGTCTTCTGCAGTCAGTGCCTCCGTGATTCCCTTAGAAATGCCAATTCTTGCCCAACCTGCAGGAAGAAACTCACTCACAGACAATATCATCCCATTTATATATGA